TGTCATATTTCCCGAGGGTATAATCGCAGTAGACAACCTGGTCATTGAAATAAAGGGCCGGATAGATCGCCTCAAGCTTCTCTTTTTCAATCTCCATCAGCACGTATGAGGAGGATCTTATCCTTGCCGGCTGGCTCGTATTGACATCCTCGCCTGCCTTATCACGTCCCAGTGCCTTGTCAACAGAGCTGATTATGCTGTGAACGTTCTCGCCGAATATGGGCGCTTCAACGCTGAGGAGCGATGCTTCGGCAACGCCCGGGATCGTTTTGATCTCGTTGTCCACTATTGCCTTGATCCCTTCGAGGGTATCCGCCTGGAGCAGAAGAACCAGGTCGTAGTCACCCCGTATGGCATCACAATAGACCACGTTTTCCTGAAAATAGATGGTCCGGTAGACTTTCAGGAGATTGGCATCCTTTTCGAGCGTAAGAAGGGCATAGGCGGTCATGGACTGTGCCGGGGCCGGGGTTACCTTCGTGGCGGCAAGACCGGAGTCTGCGGCCGGCGCCGATGCAGGGATCGCTGCGAGAACCTTCGTCAGATCCTCCATGTTGAAGGGCTTTTCCAGATATGCTGCTGCCATCTGGCTCTTCGCTTCTTGCGCTATGCTATCGCTTCCGTATCCCGTTATCAGAACAACCGGAAGGTCGGGATAATTTGCTTTTATAACCTTCAGGAGCTTGAGTC
This Syntrophorhabdaceae bacterium DNA region includes the following protein-coding sequences:
- a CDS encoding response regulator, yielding MMEKNVLLIDDEAALRRHVSMGLMQQGYHTEPCENGMKGLETLENLMKRKMPPQVAIVDIRLPDIDGLKLLKVIKANYPDLPVVLITGYGSDSIAQEAKSQMAAAYLEKPFNMEDLTKVLAAIPASAPAADSGLAATKVTPAPAQSMTAYALLTLEKDANLLKVYRTIYFQENVVYCDAIRGDYDLVLLLQADTLEGIKAIVDNEIKTIPGVAEASLLSVEAPIFGENVHSIISSVDKALGRDKAGEDVNTSQPARIRSSSYVLMEIEKEKLEAIYPALYFNDQVVYCDYTLGKYDIVLLMKGTSFSEIENTIRTKFKTLDGVLRIKEWPILTLFET